Genomic segment of Fimbriimonadaceae bacterium:
AGCGGCTTACTCGGGACCCTGAATCTCTTGAAGTCCCTCACCTGGCCGTCCACCTTGCCGGTAATTGCGCTACCGTCGGTGTTCTTCGGCAGCCAGCAAGTGGACTTCAATCAATGGGCATGGTTCTTTACGGTCCTCGAACGCTCGTCATTGCGACGGCCTCCATTGCCGCGTACCGCATCATTTTTGTGGGAGGAGGTCAGACGACATGACGGCCATTCTGACCCTCATTTATTGCTGGCTGCAGGAGTTCTTCTTCTCGCTCACGGATTGGGGCCTCGGCATCTGGGATTCCCTGCTTTCCGTGGCGGACAGCACGCTCGCCACCATTGGGACGGCAGGTCTCACCCTGCCGGTGATTCCCGATCAGTATGCGTGGGTGCTGGGCGCGACAGGTATGAGCCAGGCGCTGGCCATCGTGGCGAGCGCCATGGGCACGCGGTTCATTTTGCAAACCATTCCGTTCGTCCGGTGGGGCTCATGAATCAACTGGTGATTGGCTGGGCCTATGCCTGGACGGTGATCCTCGCGCTGTGGATCTGGGTCTATCTCAGGAGTCTTCGATGATCGAACTGTATGAAGGGGTACCAGGCTCAGGGAAATCGTATCACGCGATCTGCGAGAAGTTTCTGCCCTGGGTGAAACAAGGCCGTCGGCTCTATATCGCGGTGGATGGGATCTATCTCGATAGGCTCTCGCTCTTCACAGGTATCGAGCTTTCCCTCCTCGAACAACAGATCACGCTCTGGAAAGATTCCGTCGAAGTCCTCCAGGCGTTTCCCCATGTCGAGCCCGGATCAGCCGTGATTATCGACGAAGCCCAGACGGTCTTTCGGTCCATGCAGAAGGTGGAGCCTGGACTGCTCCGCTGGCTCGAAACGCATCGGCATTACGGCGTGGACATTCTGCTCATGAGCCAGGATTTCCGGCAGATGTCGCAAGGAGTGACACGGCTCATCGAAGCGACCGTGAAGTTTCGGAAGCTGGCTTTCGTGGGCCTGTCGAAAAAGTATCAGGGCAAGGTGCGTGGGAACCCCGAAGACCACGAGGTCATTCGGGCCTTTGTCGGGACCTACTCGCCAGCGATCTACGCCTACTATTCGAGTTACGCCTCGGCGGCAATCCGTGAAGAGAAACGCAGCCATACTGTCTTCAAATCGGCACGAATTGCCATCGGCATCGCCGCAGGACTGTTTGCCATCGGTCTCATGGTCTGGCGGCCCTGGTCTTCTCTGAGTTCAACCAAGCCGATCGCCGGGTCAACGTCTGCGCCGGTTCTGGCGTCGGGACCAGCGCTTCCCAACTCAGGCAGTCTGCTCAGTCCCTTGGGCATTGCCCCTCCTGCAGTTCCAACCCCGCCGAAACGAACCGTGCGCATTCTCGGCGGCGCGGGAATGAGCAAGGACCGTCAAGGCTGGCGGTATCTCTTAGACAGCGGCGAGATCCTGACGGCGGCGCAGATTATCGGGCGCTATGGCCTGTCGGTGTCGGAAGTCTATGAAGAGGGATCGATGCGGCTGATTGGCGAAGGAGTGTTCTATGGATCTGCCGGCGATTGAGGCCATGACCTATTTCACAGCCATTTTCTGGCTCGGTGGTTTTGCCGTCGGCCTGATCATCAAATTGATTCTGCCTCAAAGCTATTGAGGCGCTCGTCCGTCGGCGAGTTATCCGGCGGCGTGGGTGGACGGAACCACTACTAGCACAAGGAGGTGCCGTATGAAGGGATGGGGTTGGGTGAAAGGGCTCGGGGGACTGCTCATGGCGTTCGTATTCGCCTTGGGTGTCCCGGCGCTGTCGCAGGCGCAATTGTTTCCAGTCTCGGCGGATGTGGCCACGGTGCGGGCCGATCTGCTCTTGTGGGCCACGGCCTTGATTGGCGTGGCCCTGGCGATCTACGCCTTTAAGCGCGTACGCGCGATTGTGGGCTGAGAGGGAGCCTATCGAGGCAGGCTGGCAGCAGCCTGCCTCCTTTGTCACCAACCAAACCAAATGAGAGCGATGACGAGGGAGAGGAAGTATGACGGCGCACCAGATTCAAACGATCGGCAATGCGTTGGCTGTCGACCTGGTCGCTTGGGGAACGGCGGCGATAGGTCTCGCGCTCGTGGCCGCCGGCGCGGCCTGGGTGTTGCGGTTGCTGCGCTAAGCGCCGGGCCAGCCTTGGTCGGCGAAGCTGTAGTAGCGTTCGTCGGCGAGGATGAGATGGTCGAGGAGCGTAATCCCGAACAGGTCGCCAGCTTCACGCAGCCGTTTGGTCAGGATGATTTTCCGCACTTGGTGTGATATCGCCAGACGGGTGATTATGCGAACAGAGCCAGGCACCGGCATTCATGAGGATCAACGGCTTAAAGACTTCGCGAGGATGCACGATGGTCAAGTTAAGAGAGCCAGTGGAGACGACGTTAATCCCAATGAGCTTGTGTTTGGCGTCCAGGCCACAGATGAGGAATTGTTCCCGGTCCAGAGCGGCAAACAACGGCCGGAGGATCGCAGCAGCACCTTCCGACGTATGGACGGATTCCGCCGCCGGAAGGGCTCGGCCCTCCCGAACCAGCGTGACACGATATCGAGGGATGCCATATTTCCGAACCGGGCTCAGTGGCCGTCCACCGTTCGAGGAACCGAGAGAGCTATCAACGGACATGTCCGCCTCCTTCTGAAATTATGTTCTAGCCCCACCCTTCACAAACCAAGGGTGGGGCGTAACAAAGGAGGCGGCACGGGGCTCTCGCAGCGGGCAGGCCTGGAGGGGCGGAGACACGGAAGGACTGTCCCACTGCTCCCCGGACCCGGGTCGCACCAGCAACGAGCCTTTCAACGGTAGGCGTGAGTGGGCAGTCAGGAAGGTTGGCTGAAAGGGATCTTTAACAAATGTTTCTTGGGAGTTAACATGTGCAAGCTTCTGACAATGGATGAGGCATCTGGGTATCTAGGCATTTCCAAGCTGACGTTGTATGGATGGGTTTCAGCAAGGAAGATCCGGTTCGTTAAGATTGGGCGACTTGTAAAGTTCAAGCAGCAAGACCTGGATCAATGGATAGATAGACATACAGTAATGGCCAGATCCGAAGCCAAAAAACCCGAAAGTCGACCGAGGTGAACGGTAAAGCCGAAGGACTTACAAAATCGTGGTGAGAGTTGTTAATGTTGAACGCATCAGCAAACATCCATTGAGCAGCTGAGCATCAAGCGGCCCGCGCGAAGTTGAAGGAAAGGTTTCAGTATGGGACTGACGAAGCGAAAAGATTCATACTACGTCGCATTCAGTGTCATTGTTTCTGATGACGGGAAGACCTTCAAGCTCGCTCCAGGCGTACCCGGTGCAAGGCTCAAGCGATGGAAAGTCGGATGTCTTAATAAAACTATTGCAAGGGAGATGGAGTCAACCATCCGGATTAACCTTCTGCAAGGGAAGATTCTTACAGAAGAGTCTAGGCCAGTCCTATTCAGTGAATGGGCGCAGCAGTACTTGAACCTTGAGGAGGTGCGGCGGCTACGATCGTTTAGCACTCGGGCCATTCATGTCAG
This window contains:
- a CDS encoding JAB domain-containing protein; its protein translation is MSVDSSLGSSNGGRPLSPVRKYGIPRYRVTLVREGRALPAAESVHTSEGAAAILRPLFAALDREQFLICGLDAKHKLIGINVVSTGSLNLTIVHPREVFKPLILMNAGAWLCSHNHPSGDITPSAENHPDQTAA
- a CDS encoding helix-turn-helix domain-containing protein → MCKLLTMDEASGYLGISKLTLYGWVSARKIRFVKIGRLVKFKQQDLDQWIDRHTVMARSEAKKPESRPR